In Massilia violaceinigra, one DNA window encodes the following:
- the mads7 gene encoding methylation-associated defense system protein MAD7 — protein sequence MALQKKDREFRLPKISYLDFKTIEMDRVLTGLFERLEHGGYPSVFRDKRELTVDKFVDDILDASDKFLGFRQHRDIVERWVETHLMDIVNRGKKNAAVAGPRPLHGYTYRFRNPKHSRDYGASQHLYQMLHHARNLTGHKAIEHLKSFFFDGFDKLTRELNEKALTDIETATLLHFLSQRKDTADTRAGGDRFAPVCIGSADLMAEDVQRLLFYKPFMPRSVMVEYLKVLLSFHLALYHLRLMKLLPAWQKLEGANSLCAESTCPMKPREQRDPQGDCPYKLGLYVDLSGSASSATATLAERSADGYYRRIPSFVRAYFVAKKLDEFSEHLVRRGKLIRPLNAVFSVGQLYGLQGEPFAEERNKFFGERLSGLLESLAEGGAGLDAEVEAITKMGLPDFDTYIEILVALRGAFHRKYIVESLDATMLKNKSGALLAQTRARNAPRRFVLESRLLEVLLQIAVLRPGGDQGYFTGEMRIDELMSFLRERYGIHIDQLPPGEGFSTPTIEERKALRSNVQAFTGRLREIGFYRDLSDAYVTQTVVPRYVIAEHAEGAST from the coding sequence ATGGCATTGCAGAAGAAGGACAGGGAGTTTCGCCTCCCGAAAATTAGCTATCTCGATTTCAAGACGATCGAGATGGACCGGGTACTCACAGGGCTGTTCGAGCGCCTTGAGCATGGCGGCTATCCGAGCGTCTTCCGGGACAAGCGCGAGTTAACCGTGGACAAATTCGTGGATGACATCCTCGACGCTAGCGACAAATTCTTGGGCTTCAGGCAGCACCGAGACATAGTGGAGCGTTGGGTCGAAACCCACCTGATGGACATTGTGAATCGAGGCAAGAAAAACGCGGCCGTGGCTGGTCCGCGCCCCTTGCATGGCTATACTTACCGCTTTCGCAATCCGAAACACTCGCGAGACTATGGCGCTTCCCAGCATCTCTACCAGATGCTTCATCACGCTCGAAACCTTACAGGTCACAAGGCAATCGAGCATCTAAAGAGCTTCTTCTTCGACGGGTTCGACAAGCTCACGCGAGAGTTGAACGAGAAAGCGCTGACCGACATTGAGACTGCCACGCTGCTGCATTTCCTTTCTCAGCGAAAAGACACGGCTGATACACGTGCTGGAGGCGACCGCTTCGCGCCGGTTTGCATCGGATCGGCTGACTTGATGGCCGAGGACGTTCAGCGATTGCTTTTCTATAAACCCTTTATGCCACGCTCGGTGATGGTGGAATATCTTAAGGTCCTGTTGTCGTTCCACTTGGCCCTTTATCACCTGCGTCTCATGAAATTGCTGCCTGCTTGGCAGAAGCTGGAGGGTGCAAATTCCCTCTGCGCCGAATCGACGTGCCCAATGAAGCCCCGCGAACAACGCGATCCGCAGGGTGACTGCCCTTACAAGCTCGGTCTATATGTTGATCTCTCCGGCAGCGCGAGTTCTGCAACGGCGACGCTGGCTGAGCGAAGCGCCGACGGGTATTACCGGCGTATTCCTAGTTTTGTCCGTGCGTACTTCGTCGCGAAGAAGCTGGACGAGTTCTCAGAGCACCTGGTCAGACGTGGAAAGCTGATCCGCCCTTTGAACGCGGTATTTTCCGTTGGCCAGCTATACGGGTTGCAAGGCGAGCCTTTTGCGGAGGAGCGGAACAAGTTTTTCGGCGAACGACTTTCCGGACTGTTGGAATCCCTGGCTGAGGGGGGGGCTGGCTTAGATGCGGAGGTAGAGGCGATTACCAAAATGGGCCTCCCGGATTTTGATACTTACATTGAGATTCTGGTGGCCCTTCGTGGCGCCTTCCATCGGAAGTACATCGTCGAGTCACTGGATGCCACGATGCTCAAGAACAAGTCGGGAGCGCTGCTCGCACAAACTCGCGCGCGAAATGCCCCCCGGCGATTTGTTTTAGAAAGCCGCTTGCTTGAAGTTCTTTTGCAGATTGCCGTCCTGCGGCCCGGTGGTGATCAAGGCTATTTCACGGGGGAGATGCGGATCGATGAGTTGATGTCGTTTCTGCGTGAGCGTTACGGCATTCATATTGACCAGCTGCCGCCCGGCGAAGGCTTCAGCACGCCAACTATCGAGGAGCGCAAGGCGCTAAGGAGCAACGTACAGGCCTTCACCGGACGCCTTCGCGAAATTGGTTTCTATCGAGACCTTTCCGATGCATACGTGACACAAACCGTCGTGCCGCGCTATGTAATCGCGGAACACGCGGAGGGAGCAAGCACATGA
- the mads8 gene encoding methylation-associated defense system ATP-binding protein MAD8 — MSQGLRELTTQELNAALETVLLPKLSKLLATRDLGHCMRVTDLDRELMIRLAGGLRAAVPSANVVVLADDSLRALAPDLAVSSTKLVELRNPLPNEELRPPLLVFVPNDLRASAEDSFGVATFEEVSIDGAYAELNALLISQVPADVRVAVEACLGELRRGETRWRYADDAAVARYLLTCKVNDFEQDAMGAALCEFALIPDFELYQQAERAPARVARNRECVERITWSTKTERVRALELGLLEPLFCKQLGEFFSRVGVANPKEWTQLIVRDRVHWPLAFNKWHFADGGVNPDAVYIGDVVLPDLPVVKEDNEDPRLAELIGHKVLPISKTGLKKFSVSFRVDPVPSKVEGLSRFVAEVVSRDNGPTGLRRRKAAWAKGMDSGVIAFSSIGKTDWEEGWHFVRVYAETEDGDRIPLADGEGNPVRFNNDASETHASANESDLFYVVTDEEVEVEPPQRAVPRDSSLMHALLRARFAAVSQDRDPGSVSITGCAWVERGSKAATTAETLEIRLGKEGKANVLVSGVLASLERAFLSDPDGLNRLKLSVSASGVATRSTMSFVWPSSEEVARFREARAALFEAVLQGDQRLIMQASDLLQLQEPAQNYAAAYLAWIDAVLVRSSSSDAAVARQAMDELRCALTIDSVALVLEDYQGRRRDAVLLGPTHPLRSTWHAAWGQLGQTWMERSRMSSREFVVPTRDAVIKQLAPAAFPPVLPFGEELGRSALAVDNINPFWALYAATDEKDPRGLVGEVCAALGLQEPAIGGATIDSAYLASRVQRYLIQHPYVETLTINAFNAGRAGALADVLLALQRHSEFSDLRYDVRLFVLDPAVPSTGEALLELLAPDSGTSAKEADAFSTPTDSHLHPKLRLAVRAIKEFRDAPDSHAAHLSFLFDLFPAEEIRAVDVRESDDSSFVHGLIQPFKVDYLEDEQSITWLRRPLHGIAQPLEGAEALSDLMGGISRAVSIAVAAVARSQYLPHARPVVALSLSADERAMLHQVHEVSDWVITIDRNLGIEFFDHRRHSNRPDYLIDHSPDMANAMSHRLAITSRSVAELESLLVPILGEYGLPNTGRHALAMLDQLRSLSGRLALKLLSSSSQRAEAMGLALSRLFLEHQGVFQNQVVVPLDAHLELYKAFRQNAEELGDDVNFRRTDLALFDLDPSSRVITCRLVEVKCYSQVGDVGAYTQLKASIAEQIAQTEQVIAYHFDPKRAEVDRPDRPIKNRDLAALLAFYLDRAERYGIVLPEAAEEAQYFLRRLDERPYTLMFTRSAVVFDFSKPGTEPAEHEGGIEYYRIGSDLIRQLVESAVIETESIASLQTARSVDTAREVTHELLRRRELAPAVPTFETAAFLSPHRDRTLAWDDGRHATYRPLKVVPAPPVGESAPDVFVPPLVVASTQSPIVKRESTPSALDEKTRDQGPLANDSFAKRPANVVPLTPPIVAEDAPVPYDIMLGATGLTPQYGLLGEVSGRKVALDLNQTHTISLFGVQGGGKSYTLGSIAEMASLAIPGINCLPEPLSTVIFHYSPTMDYKPEFTSMVGANRVEDQVRALKEIYGAEPKALADVLLLVPADKIEERQIEYPDIEVLPLQFSASELKASHWKFLMGAVGNQATYIRQIMRIMKAMRDDISLDGLRAGIEASSVPEHLKELARMRLDLAAEYINDSTSLTDVVKPGRLIIVDLRDEFIEKDEALGLFVVLLQLFAEARINGRSFNKLVVFDEAHKYIESPDLVAGLIEVVREMRHKGVSILVASQDPPSVPVSLIELSTQIIMHKFNSPAWLKHIQKANAALGNLTPERMALLRAGEAYVWSSKSTDESFSKGAVKLRCRPRVTQHGGATRVAVNE; from the coding sequence ATGAGCCAAGGATTACGTGAACTCACCACCCAGGAGCTGAACGCCGCGCTGGAAACGGTACTGCTGCCGAAGCTTTCTAAGCTTTTGGCGACTCGCGATCTCGGGCATTGCATGCGGGTCACGGACCTTGACCGTGAGCTGATGATTCGCTTGGCCGGCGGTCTTCGTGCTGCAGTTCCTTCGGCTAACGTTGTGGTTCTTGCAGATGACAGCCTCCGTGCTCTGGCACCAGATTTAGCGGTTAGCAGTACCAAGCTTGTGGAACTCAGAAATCCGCTGCCTAACGAAGAGCTTCGGCCGCCGCTGCTCGTGTTTGTGCCGAACGACCTGCGGGCATCAGCTGAGGACTCATTCGGGGTTGCGACGTTTGAAGAGGTGTCAATTGATGGAGCCTATGCCGAGCTGAATGCGCTTCTAATTTCACAGGTTCCAGCCGATGTGAGAGTTGCCGTGGAAGCTTGCCTAGGTGAGCTGCGCCGAGGCGAGACCCGTTGGCGATATGCCGACGATGCCGCAGTTGCGCGGTATCTGCTGACCTGCAAGGTCAATGATTTTGAGCAGGATGCCATGGGCGCAGCGCTGTGCGAGTTCGCTCTGATACCTGACTTTGAGCTGTACCAGCAAGCTGAGCGAGCACCCGCTCGTGTGGCGCGTAATCGCGAGTGCGTCGAACGCATCACTTGGTCTACAAAGACCGAGCGCGTTCGAGCGCTGGAGCTAGGCTTGCTTGAGCCTCTGTTCTGCAAGCAATTGGGCGAGTTTTTCTCGCGGGTGGGTGTTGCCAATCCCAAGGAATGGACGCAGCTGATTGTCCGCGACCGGGTGCATTGGCCTCTCGCGTTCAACAAATGGCATTTTGCGGATGGTGGTGTCAATCCGGACGCCGTCTATATTGGTGATGTAGTCTTGCCAGATTTGCCAGTGGTGAAGGAAGATAACGAGGATCCTCGCTTGGCTGAGCTGATTGGCCACAAGGTGCTGCCTATCTCAAAGACTGGGCTGAAGAAGTTCAGCGTGTCTTTCCGTGTCGATCCCGTTCCATCTAAAGTCGAGGGCTTGTCCCGCTTTGTAGCAGAGGTGGTTTCGCGCGACAATGGTCCGACCGGGCTGCGGCGGCGTAAAGCGGCATGGGCCAAAGGTATGGATTCAGGGGTGATCGCCTTTTCGTCGATTGGTAAGACCGACTGGGAAGAGGGTTGGCATTTCGTTCGGGTGTATGCAGAAACGGAGGACGGTGACCGAATTCCACTGGCTGACGGCGAAGGCAATCCGGTGCGCTTTAACAACGATGCATCGGAAACACACGCCAGCGCCAATGAGAGCGATCTTTTCTATGTTGTTACAGATGAAGAGGTCGAGGTAGAGCCGCCGCAACGCGCGGTGCCACGGGATTCCAGTTTAATGCACGCGTTGCTGCGCGCACGTTTCGCTGCGGTGTCTCAGGATCGTGATCCCGGTTCTGTCTCGATCACTGGTTGTGCATGGGTCGAACGAGGCAGTAAAGCTGCGACAACCGCTGAGACTCTGGAGATTCGGCTGGGCAAGGAAGGTAAAGCGAACGTCTTGGTGTCTGGTGTGCTGGCCAGCCTTGAGCGTGCCTTTCTTAGTGATCCAGATGGTCTCAACCGATTGAAGTTGTCGGTCAGTGCCTCAGGAGTCGCCACACGCTCAACGATGTCCTTCGTATGGCCCAGCTCAGAAGAGGTGGCGCGCTTCAGGGAAGCTCGGGCGGCGCTCTTTGAAGCCGTTCTACAGGGCGATCAGCGACTGATCATGCAGGCAAGTGACCTTCTTCAGCTGCAGGAGCCCGCGCAAAACTACGCTGCTGCTTACTTAGCTTGGATTGATGCCGTACTGGTCCGATCCAGCTCGAGCGATGCGGCTGTGGCGCGCCAAGCAATGGATGAACTACGGTGTGCGTTGACCATTGATTCGGTGGCGTTGGTCCTGGAAGATTATCAAGGCAGACGCCGAGACGCTGTGCTGCTGGGGCCAACGCATCCGCTGCGCTCAACTTGGCATGCCGCGTGGGGCCAGCTCGGACAGACCTGGATGGAGCGAAGTCGAATGAGCAGCCGCGAGTTCGTGGTTCCGACCCGTGATGCTGTGATCAAGCAGCTTGCCCCCGCAGCTTTTCCTCCGGTACTCCCCTTCGGTGAGGAACTGGGGCGCTCGGCTCTTGCCGTTGACAATATCAATCCATTCTGGGCGCTGTATGCTGCGACCGATGAGAAGGACCCTCGGGGCTTAGTTGGAGAGGTGTGTGCGGCGCTTGGTCTTCAGGAGCCTGCCATCGGCGGTGCAACCATCGACAGCGCCTATTTGGCGTCGCGTGTTCAGCGATATTTGATTCAGCATCCCTATGTTGAGACCTTGACGATCAATGCCTTCAACGCCGGGAGAGCGGGGGCATTAGCTGATGTTCTATTGGCACTGCAGCGTCATTCTGAGTTTTCCGATCTTCGGTACGACGTTCGGCTGTTCGTACTTGACCCTGCCGTCCCATCGACCGGGGAAGCTCTGTTGGAACTTTTGGCGCCAGACTCGGGCACCAGTGCGAAGGAGGCAGATGCGTTTTCAACGCCAACAGACAGCCATTTGCACCCGAAGTTGCGATTGGCGGTCCGGGCCATCAAGGAATTCCGAGACGCCCCAGACTCGCATGCTGCGCACCTGTCGTTCCTATTTGACCTGTTCCCTGCCGAGGAAATTAGAGCCGTAGACGTGCGAGAATCGGATGATTCCTCATTCGTACATGGCCTAATTCAGCCCTTTAAGGTGGATTATTTAGAGGACGAACAATCCATTACGTGGCTTCGGCGCCCCCTACACGGTATCGCTCAGCCGCTGGAGGGAGCTGAAGCCTTGTCCGACCTTATGGGCGGTATCTCCCGCGCGGTATCGATTGCCGTGGCTGCGGTCGCCCGCAGCCAGTATCTTCCGCACGCGCGCCCCGTGGTTGCGCTAAGCTTGTCAGCTGACGAGCGCGCAATGCTTCATCAAGTTCACGAGGTCAGCGATTGGGTGATCACGATTGATCGAAATCTTGGCATCGAGTTCTTTGATCATCGTCGACATTCCAATCGGCCCGACTATCTTATCGATCACTCGCCCGACATGGCCAATGCGATGAGCCATCGGTTGGCGATTACTTCGCGCTCGGTGGCGGAGCTGGAGTCTTTATTGGTTCCCATCCTAGGCGAGTATGGTTTGCCGAACACTGGCCGCCATGCCTTGGCGATGTTGGATCAGTTGCGCTCACTGTCTGGTCGTTTGGCCCTGAAGTTACTCTCCTCCTCGTCGCAACGAGCTGAGGCAATGGGACTTGCACTCTCTCGTTTGTTCCTGGAACATCAAGGCGTTTTTCAAAACCAAGTGGTCGTGCCGTTGGATGCACATTTGGAGCTGTACAAGGCATTCCGGCAGAACGCCGAAGAGTTGGGGGACGACGTCAACTTCCGGCGAACTGATCTGGCACTGTTCGATCTAGATCCGTCCAGTCGCGTGATAACTTGTCGATTAGTAGAGGTGAAGTGCTACAGCCAGGTTGGTGATGTTGGTGCCTATACCCAATTGAAGGCGTCCATTGCTGAGCAGATAGCACAAACGGAACAAGTAATCGCTTACCACTTCGACCCTAAGCGCGCTGAAGTGGACCGTCCTGATCGCCCGATAAAAAACCGGGATTTAGCGGCATTGCTGGCCTTCTATTTGGATCGTGCGGAGCGGTATGGCATCGTTCTCCCCGAGGCAGCAGAAGAAGCGCAATATTTTTTGCGTCGCCTTGATGAGCGTCCCTACACGCTGATGTTTACGCGAAGTGCGGTGGTGTTTGATTTCAGCAAGCCCGGAACCGAGCCCGCCGAGCACGAGGGTGGCATCGAGTACTATCGAATTGGCAGCGACCTAATTCGGCAGCTCGTTGAGTCTGCTGTTATTGAGACCGAGAGCATAGCCAGCCTGCAGACTGCCCGGTCCGTAGATACGGCTCGGGAAGTCACGCACGAGCTTCTGCGCCGCCGGGAGTTGGCACCAGCAGTTCCGACCTTTGAGACCGCAGCCTTCCTCAGCCCGCACCGCGATCGTACGTTGGCTTGGGATGACGGCCGGCATGCCACATACCGCCCTCTCAAAGTCGTTCCCGCCCCCCCGGTGGGCGAATCAGCGCCTGACGTGTTTGTACCCCCTTTGGTGGTTGCTTCTACCCAGTCGCCAATCGTCAAACGCGAATCAACACCATCCGCTCTGGATGAGAAAACGAGAGATCAGGGTCCGCTGGCGAATGACAGTTTTGCTAAACGGCCTGCCAACGTCGTGCCCTTGACTCCACCTATCGTGGCAGAAGATGCTCCGGTTCCTTACGACATTATGCTCGGTGCTACTGGCCTGACGCCTCAGTACGGCCTGCTAGGAGAAGTTTCCGGGCGCAAGGTTGCGCTAGACCTCAATCAAACCCACACCATTAGCTTGTTCGGTGTCCAGGGTGGAGGGAAGAGCTATACCCTAGGCAGCATTGCAGAGATGGCCTCTTTGGCTATCCCTGGTATCAACTGCCTGCCCGAGCCATTGTCTACAGTGATCTTCCACTACAGCCCAACCATGGACTACAAGCCCGAGTTCACGTCAATGGTTGGAGCTAATAGGGTCGAGGATCAGGTCCGCGCGTTAAAGGAAATATACGGGGCGGAGCCAAAGGCGCTTGCAGATGTCTTGCTACTTGTGCCTGCAGACAAGATTGAAGAGCGGCAGATCGAGTATCCCGATATCGAGGTTTTGCCGTTACAGTTCTCTGCATCAGAGTTGAAGGCGTCGCACTGGAAATTCTTAATGGGTGCGGTGGGCAATCAGGCCACCTATATCCGTCAAATCATGCGCATCATGAAGGCAATGCGCGATGACATCAGCTTGGATGGACTGCGTGCAGGAATCGAGGCCTCATCGGTTCCTGAGCACCTGAAAGAGCTTGCCCGGATGCGCCTAGACTTAGCTGCGGAATACATCAACGACTCCACCTCGCTAACTGACGTGGTGAAGCCGGGACGTTTGATCATCGTGGACCTTCGTGACGAATTCATCGAGAAGGATGAGGCACTCGGATTGTTTGTAGTGCTCTTACAGTTGTTTGCAGAGGCACGGATCAACGGGCGCAGCTTCAACAAGTTGGTGGTATTCGATGAGGCTCACAAGTATATTGAGAGCCCCGACTTGGTTGCCGGACTGATCGAGGTGGTTCGCGAAATGCGGCATAAAGGTGTAAGCATATTGGTGGCCAGCCAAGACCCGCCTTCTGTTCCCGTGAGCCTAATCGAATTGTCCACCCAGATCATCATGCACAAGTTCAACTCGCCAGCGTGGCTGAAGCATATTCAGAAGGCCAACGCTGCGCTGGGTAACCTGACGCCTGAGCGAATGGCTCTGCTAAGGGCGGGGGAGGCGTACGTGTGGTCCAGCAAGTCAACCGATGAGTCTTTCTCGAAGGGGGCCGTCAAACTGAGGTGTCGGCCTCGTGTGACTCAACACGGTGGAGCAACGCGAGTGGCCGTAAACGAATGA
- a CDS encoding AP2 domain-containing protein → MQPITRSQHAPDRIGIYRIPHAIAGYVLHVVLRRNGIVFTKRFWEHRCGDHVQALQMAQAWRDRVIAQHPAMTLAQFCSIVRSNNTSGIPGVARREKGYRTKEGIDVRNAYWVACVPRSGGTVSVRHFSIAKLGEDDARRLAIEAREQGLAELESVVFRQQMQPMQVSSRAHMDALEALLNEPAERRALRDQQRAQRDQARTVRRQRAAEAQRVAIAQRDADLLAASNRSGEPYIGRYITKSMTGNWRVSIERGGVKYRKTFSDSVYGTADDALSAAKAWRDRVFLDNPTLPTGEVAARINTVNTSGVAGVFLSRPSGKTKYSSWVARSPKNKGVSTRSKRYSIEKYGNNGAFALAVEARAAFLLELGDEPFLSHRAARQLQKILSSTDGREPSYFEAINDR, encoded by the coding sequence ATGCAGCCCATAACCAGATCACAACACGCGCCTGACCGCATCGGGATATACCGCATTCCACACGCAATCGCTGGGTATGTGCTTCACGTTGTTTTGAGACGTAATGGTATTGTCTTCACAAAGCGGTTTTGGGAACATCGCTGCGGCGACCACGTGCAGGCGTTGCAAATGGCGCAAGCATGGCGCGACCGTGTCATCGCTCAACATCCCGCAATGACTTTGGCGCAGTTCTGTTCCATTGTGCGTAGTAACAACACATCGGGTATTCCTGGCGTCGCGCGGCGCGAAAAAGGCTATCGGACCAAGGAAGGTATTGATGTAAGAAACGCGTACTGGGTAGCGTGTGTTCCGCGCAGCGGGGGCACCGTTAGTGTGCGTCACTTCTCGATCGCGAAGCTAGGCGAAGATGATGCGAGGCGCCTAGCGATAGAAGCACGCGAGCAAGGCCTCGCTGAGCTGGAGAGTGTCGTATTCCGACAGCAAATGCAACCGATGCAGGTCAGCAGCCGCGCTCATATGGACGCGCTTGAAGCATTGCTTAACGAACCAGCCGAGCGCCGGGCGTTGCGGGACCAGCAGCGTGCGCAGCGCGATCAGGCCCGGACTGTTCGGCGCCAGAGGGCCGCTGAAGCGCAGCGCGTCGCTATCGCTCAGCGGGACGCGGACCTCCTCGCCGCCTCTAATCGTAGCGGCGAGCCCTACATAGGCCGTTACATTACGAAATCGATGACTGGTAACTGGAGGGTGAGCATCGAACGCGGCGGAGTAAAGTACCGTAAGACGTTTTCCGATTCCGTATATGGCACTGCGGATGATGCGTTGTCTGCGGCGAAGGCATGGCGGGATCGCGTATTTCTCGACAACCCGACATTACCAACGGGAGAGGTAGCTGCGCGCATCAATACTGTCAATACAAGTGGCGTAGCCGGCGTCTTCCTGTCCCGCCCCTCCGGGAAAACGAAGTACTCATCGTGGGTAGCACGCAGTCCAAAAAACAAGGGTGTATCCACTCGTAGCAAGCGATATTCGATCGAAAAATACGGCAATAACGGAGCATTCGCGCTAGCGGTCGAGGCTCGTGCCGCTTTCCTTTTGGAGCTTGGCGACGAGCCGTTTCTGAGCCATCGCGCAGCTCGACAACTTCAGAAAATTTTATCCAGCACTGACGGCCGAGAGCCCAGTTACTTTGAAGCTATCAACGACCGTTAG
- a CDS encoding type VI secretion system Vgr family protein, producing the protein MSLQELVGDRQHARLLRLSFPNGDGPSSTLLVNRIDAFESLSRPFEFTVELLSDDPNVALKELQGKMMCVALVRRDGSMRYFTGRVFGFALKTVDGGVSFYEAKLGPWYKYLTMRKDNFLFHYTTMYDQTASIFSDYGGLADWDWRVQGATDVFTDCCQFDESDRNFLERRWVAAGIFYWFEHTATGHKLVLSDDSTAVAPIDGNPEVPFQRHAGSTHEDGLGEWSPGRQIVTGSVALASFDFKAPHPALTSLPSVNQQGDIPNIESYEYTGALGFKSGGGRSLAQLRMEEVEAAGKQFDGSGNCRTVMPGRWFRLTGHFDASSTGGDDQAREFLITEVTHSASNNYHVKNTSESHYENRLSCIRKIIPFRAGRDHNSVETKIHGIQTATVVGPAGEEIHTDEYGRVRVQFHWDRAGTNDEKSSAWIRVATPWAGPNFGMTFVPRIGTEVLVQFLDGNPNRPVITGMVPNANTMPPWTLPANKTQSGILTRSTPKGSYDNANALRFEDKKGQEQLWLHAEKDQLTEVEHDEDKWVGNDRRKTIDRDETTLVKRDRTETVNRDETITIHHNRVEVVDNDETITIHNNRSERVDHNEKISIGDNRSEDVGKNEKIDIGGNRTKSVAKNEKDKIGKNWSINVSKMKTETIGMAYMQNVGMGRMENVGMGYSLNVGMIMSTIVGMNKMTNVGVDYSISAGTSYTVEAGGEGGSVLKMDADSITLTIGKSSLTLKKSGEIELVGDELQIAGTDSISLISPNIHNN; encoded by the coding sequence ATGAGCTTACAGGAATTGGTTGGTGACCGTCAGCACGCCCGCTTGCTGCGATTGTCGTTTCCAAACGGCGACGGCCCTTCGTCAACCCTGCTGGTAAATCGGATCGATGCCTTTGAATCTCTGTCACGACCATTCGAGTTCACCGTCGAATTACTTTCCGACGACCCAAACGTCGCTCTGAAGGAGCTACAAGGCAAAATGATGTGCGTCGCGCTGGTGCGGCGAGATGGTTCCATGCGTTATTTTACCGGACGCGTCTTTGGATTCGCGCTAAAAACGGTGGATGGAGGAGTATCGTTTTACGAAGCGAAACTTGGCCCTTGGTACAAATATCTGACCATGCGTAAAGATAATTTCCTGTTTCATTACACTACAATGTACGACCAGACTGCCAGCATCTTCAGTGATTATGGTGGGCTGGCCGACTGGGACTGGCGTGTTCAAGGGGCAACTGATGTGTTCACGGATTGCTGCCAATTTGACGAAAGCGATCGCAATTTTCTCGAAAGGCGCTGGGTCGCTGCGGGGATTTTTTACTGGTTCGAGCACACTGCCACAGGGCACAAGCTCGTCCTATCCGACGATTCAACGGCCGTTGCGCCTATCGATGGAAATCCTGAGGTGCCGTTTCAGCGGCATGCCGGTTCGACACACGAAGATGGGTTGGGAGAATGGTCGCCAGGCCGCCAGATCGTGACCGGTAGCGTAGCCTTAGCGTCGTTTGACTTCAAAGCGCCCCACCCCGCGCTCACTTCGCTGCCCAGCGTCAATCAGCAAGGCGACATACCGAATATTGAGTCATACGAGTACACGGGCGCCTTAGGGTTTAAAAGCGGCGGCGGCCGTTCCCTGGCCCAGCTCCGCATGGAAGAAGTCGAGGCAGCTGGCAAGCAGTTTGATGGCAGCGGTAATTGCCGCACTGTGATGCCAGGGCGCTGGTTCCGACTCACTGGTCACTTCGATGCCAGTAGCACCGGAGGCGACGATCAAGCGCGCGAGTTCCTGATTACGGAGGTGACCCACAGTGCCTCGAATAACTACCACGTCAAAAATACATCAGAATCCCATTATGAGAATCGTTTGTCGTGTATCCGTAAGATCATTCCCTTCCGCGCAGGACGCGATCACAACAGCGTCGAAACAAAGATCCACGGAATACAGACGGCAACGGTAGTCGGTCCTGCTGGTGAAGAGATCCATACTGACGAATATGGCCGGGTTCGCGTCCAATTTCATTGGGACCGCGCAGGCACTAATGATGAGAAGAGTTCAGCATGGATCCGTGTCGCGACCCCTTGGGCGGGACCGAATTTTGGTATGACTTTCGTCCCTCGCATCGGGACTGAGGTGCTCGTTCAATTTCTTGATGGCAATCCAAACCGTCCGGTAATCACTGGCATGGTTCCGAACGCCAATACGATGCCACCATGGACACTTCCAGCTAACAAGACTCAGAGCGGCATCCTAACGCGCTCCACGCCCAAGGGCAGCTACGACAATGCCAACGCATTACGCTTCGAAGACAAAAAGGGGCAGGAGCAGCTCTGGCTGCACGCCGAAAAAGACCAGCTCACCGAGGTCGAGCACGATGAAGACAAATGGGTCGGCAACGATCGGCGCAAAACTATCGATAGGGACGAGACCACGCTGGTCAAGCGCGACAGAACCGAAACGGTGAACCGGGACGAGACAATCACTATTCACCACAACAGGGTCGAGGTTGTGGACAACGACGAGACCATCACGATCCATAACAATCGCTCTGAACGCGTCGACCACAATGAAAAAATCAGTATTGGCGATAATCGAAGCGAAGATGTCGGAAAGAACGAGAAAATCGATATCGGCGGCAATCGAACCAAATCGGTAGCGAAGAATGAAAAGGACAAAATTGGCAAAAACTGGTCGATCAATGTCTCCAAGATGAAGACCGAAACGATCGGCATGGCTTATATGCAAAACGTAGGAATGGGACGGATGGAGAACGTCGGCATGGGGTACAGCCTCAATGTCGGCATGATCATGTCCACGATCGTCGGCATGAACAAGATGACCAACGTCGGAGTCGACTATTCAATTTCTGCGGGGACAAGTTATACGGTGGAAGCAGGCGGCGAGGGCGGCAGCGTGCTCAAAATGGATGCTGACAGCATCACATTGACGATCGGAAAATCGAGCCTCACGTTGAAAAAATCCGGCGAGATCGAACTGGTCGGCGATGAATTGCAGATTGCAGGTACCGATAGCATTTCGCTGATCAGCCCGAACATTCACAATAACTAA